The Brachypodium distachyon strain Bd21 chromosome 4, Brachypodium_distachyon_v3.0, whole genome shotgun sequence nucleotide sequence acatacaaatttatttatgtattaaattgataatacaatatcgtaatttacaatacatatgtcaaatatgtaGGTACCAAAGTGCTGATACAATAATGTAATATTGTAATATAGATGACAACGGTCCCTATAATTTATGTACAACAATACTTGGAAACGTAAATATAGATAATATCTATTTCGGAGGTAGGTGAACTAGTTTAGGTCTCCAAACATATCATTAGAAGTAAATTCAATGATCATGTTCTCCTATTGGATCCTCGGACGATCGGATTGTCGAGTCGTTGCTTGGGTCCTCCTTGATATCATGCGAACAACCGGCTTCCTTGGAATTGTCGGATTGGAAATTGAAGTGTGATTCAAATCTTGGTCCTTGATGAGCAGGTCGCTTGCGTCGTACGGATTGGAGGTACAGATCTACCAAATGACGAGGGGTACGGCATTTCTTTGTAATATGCTTGTAGCACCCACATTTCTGACAAACTTTATATTTGTCGTATTGTGGTTTGAAAGTgcctttctcctttttctgTACACGtggcttgtttttcttgttgcaTTTTTGCTTGACTTTGAAGTTGTTTGGTCGATTAGTCGATCCATTGAACTTgttgtttttctaaaaattaGCATGTACTTCAGGCAAAGGTGCAGCGCCTACAGGACGCTGATGATGGTTCCTCATTAGAAGTTCATCATGATTTCGGCTTGAAGTAAACATGGATAAGGTCAGAATATCTATTGAATTGGCGTGCACGATACTGTTGCTGGAGGATCCTATCGGCCGGAAGCATAGTGGATAAGGTTTTTCAATCTTTTCCGCTTCAGAAGGTTCCTTCTCACAAAATTGCaactttgaacaaattttatgaatGGCATGATTGAATTCTCCAATGAATTTAAAATCTTGTAGGCGTAGTTGAGTCTATTCATGTGTGGCTTCAGGCAAAATCATGGCCTTCTGTTGTTCACATCTAGTTTGAAGGGCAAGCCATAGTGTGTATGGATCTTCTTCCATGAGATACTCTAATTTGAGATCAGCATGGATGTGGTTCCTTATAGTATATAAGGCATTATATTTGTATAAATCTGCGATGGGCGGTTGTCCCTCTTGAGGAGGTTGTATGGTCGCTGAAAGACCGTATGACACAAGGCTCACTTTTACGTACATTGCCCAAGTTGGATAGTTTCAACTGTCAAGGCCGAGTTCCTCAAACTCTTTTCCGGTCATTTTGTCCTACATGGGATTGAAAACCATGGATTTTGTCAATTACTAGTGGGTAAAGCCAAAATATTGTGGTCATTGTTGTAATTAAATTGCAAGAAAATGCATAAAATTTAATCAATGTTAAATTCATATAGTGTGGACCTCAAATAACAATTTGAAGATAATCACCGATTATTGGTGTAGATCTCTCAGCTCTACGCGAAAAGttcgctgctttcaataaggtgcatgttcccacggaacattcaacgccatttagcattttaccgttattgaaagactgtagcaccttgtgttattttttaatttaatattGCAAGAGCACGTTGAAGGTAGTCATTGTGTGTATTCGACACAATGTAGACCTCTCAGCACTGTGGGAAATaattcgctgctttcaataaggtgtatgtttcCACGGAACATTCAATGCCATTTAacattttaccgttattgaaagtcTATAGTACCTTGTGTTTcgcatatattaaattgagaTAGTCACATAGTGATAATTTTTGCTTATCACTAATGGagatttttcttgaatcaagTCTAATTTGGGCATTTTTTATGCCATTTTGGGACTTAATCATTGAAGCAAAACTCACAAATATGCAAGAAATAAAGATCTCAATTGCAAAGGCGTAAATATCAGATGTAATAGAGGATGTATCTCATACAAACATATTGAACACGACAATATTTACATTGACATTTACATAGGAATATGTCTTTTAATAGGAATCCATCCTAAAACCATTGgaatctaaataaatataagtgcAGGGACCAAATCGCAAATAGCCGGAATTTTCCggacttttctgcaaaacagCCGTAGCCAGTGGAGGGGGGCGCGCGCAGGGGCTTCGGAGGGTGGGCCTGGGCCTTGACGGCCTTTTGGCCGGCCCAGGTCGGGAGGCGCGGGCAGGGGAGTataagggggggggggggggttaggGTTTGTCCCCGtccccacggccgccgccgccgcacctgctgctgcctgcccCCGCTCGCCGGCGCTTCTTAGAGGGATGGAGGCCCCCCCtcgttggaggaggagaggccgaGGGCCTTCGGGTCACCCACCGGTGGCCGGACCGGCGTGGTTGagggccatggcggccgcgaaCTTTCGGAGGAGGCGCCTCGCCTCCGGGTGAACGGCGTGGAGGACCTCGCCGTCATCGACAGGTGGTGGAGCGGAGTCGACGGCTGGAGGCGTGGGTGCAGCGGCGTCCTCGGCCGAGTGCGCGGGCAGAGTCGGGGACGGGAGGGGCGGCGCCGTGCCGTCCCTCGTCGGGCACGGCCCGAATCCATGGATCGGGCAGTacaacggcggcgggggcggagccACGGCGGCCTCGAagtcgtcttcttccccgagcATGGGCGGCGCCGGACCGGTTAATATCCAGTCCATGGATGGCGTGTAATCTGGTGAGGCCGACGGCGGTGCAGAGGCCGTTGGCGTGAAGGCCGACGGTGCAGCCGCACTCAGGCCATCGCCGGGTGCCGTGGCAGTAGCCCTGCGGCCtgggcaggggcggcggccaccCGCGTGGGTCcggcggcgtggtggccaGTGGCGGCGAGGAGCCCACCAGCAACGAGtcaggcggcgccggcgtccacgGTAAGCACCCTAGCGGTATCCTTCATGGCCGAAGAACTCAAGAAGagcaacaaaaacaagagGCAGGTCGTAGATCGCCATGTTCCTcaccttcttctcttcttagTGATTGTAGAACTAACGTGGCTGATAATGTGTTAGAATGAAATATGTGTCTTGTTCCAATGAATGATGTTCATATTTATACAAGGGGAAGGgacaccaatacatgcatcGGTGTCCCAATACACGAACGGTTACAACACTAACTGcctaattaactaataattaattcTAATTGATCGtaaataattattctcaacaaTGTTTGCTTCTCATAGAAACTGGAAGCtcttttttaaaataaaataaaaaggttttcaaaaacacaaaaaagagatttatttttcttgtttcaaaagagagaaaaaaatacataaagggttcttgttttctttgcttcttttGGCAAGCAAAGAAGAGCTCAGGTACGTCTAGATTTGCCAGCATGGCACCGTTTGCAAGGCTCCCAAACCTTCAAGCGAACACTTGAGGGGACTTTCCCCTCAACATACATTCTTAAAGCCTCAACAGCATTGTTAGCTTCGGTGAGAGCTTCATTACACATGATATGGCATTTCCCTAGTTCAACAAATTCATTGTGAAAACCATGGGTGGTGTCGAGAACCAAATCTTGTAGCGACGGGGTGTTCTGCAGAATTTGAGATGTCAGCTCAACCAAGCTCTTGGCGGAGCAAAATCCAGTGATGCACACTGCCTTGAGGTTGTCTTGGCGGAACCCTGGAACCTGCCTCATTTCTCCGCTTGAGATTCCAAGAATTGAATCGCGCCTTAATTTTGTATGTTCACCTGCCTGCATAGGATCAACAGCAACATCAATGTATTAAAGCTTTTACAACATCCAGAATGTTCATAAAATATCTTTAGGAAGCAGAATAAATGAAAATATACTCGGAGACTGAAAATTGATACTCAACATGTTAATGACTCAAATAGGTTAGCATACTTACACATAAGCCGAAACATTCCAAGGCAGGAGAAGCTTCTAGAAAAGAAACCAGAGAAAAGAAATCATAGCCTCTGAAAGTGTCTCGTCCACAAAGACAAATATTCAAGTACTTCAGATGGAGGAACTTGTCAGGTATCATTGGTGTATTAAACGCCTGAAGAAGGATATGTGCATTTGTTAATCATGTTCCTAGACCCCTCTGATAAGTTTAAGTTCCAAAGAAATTGATTACCACAGATAGTTTAATACAGACCTCTCCATATGATGAGAGGGTAAGAGCTTGGAGATTGGAAGCAATGGAGGGAAGCCTTGTCCGAGCAAACTGGACCATACCAGAATATAATGAACTATtcacttttattttcttcaccAGAGAGGAGTCCCCAAATGATATTTTTATCGGGGGGGCAACATAGATAAAAGTGGAGAGCATTGGAGCATCACTGTCTATAATCTGTACCATTCTGCATAGGGACACCTCCAGGAAACTAAGTTGCTGCAGAAGAGAAGGTATCTTCAAGATAGCTATCTCATTGCAACTCAATAGTGACAATTTCTCCAAGGCAAACGTACTGGAAAGAAAGCACCCGAGCACCTTCTCAGTGATTCGGACAGAGTGCAGGCACACACTCAACAAGCTTCTCCAGCAACCAGTTCTTGATGCCGGGTGAAAACCACAAGAGGGAAAGAGACTGAAGCGAGCTTGTAGTCTCGTCAGAGAAAAGCGAACTTGAGAAGTTGTACTCCAGGTCTTTGCATCGAGGCAGATGCACAGCAAGTTCCACGATTACAGGCTTAACAATAAGTTGAAGCCAGCTGTTGAGATGATAGGCCGTGATGCCACTATCACAACCACAAAGCTTAAGCTTAAGAGTCTTAACACCAATGCCAGAGTGGTTCTGAAGAATATGTTGAACTCTGTCCACAAGattctttgctcttctttcGTACGGATGTTCAAACAAGCCCAATGCTTCCATACCATAGTTTTAAATAGCAGGTTATGCTTCTTAGCGGCGGCATTTTCCAGCTGCTAAGAAATTCGCTATAGCGGCGCTAAGCCATTTAGCGTTTTTCTCAGAAATAAGaaaattttcatgaaaattaggcatcatatattcatatcatctaaaaaatatgACCAGAAATTGAATGACATAAACTTTTATTGAATAACCATGATGATTGTAGCAATAAAAGGATTGATAAGTGCATATTACATAACTAGGTGCAactttcaaattcaaatcaagAAATTTTGGAGCTTAGTGGGAGAAATAGCACTATTTTCTGGCCAATTTAGCGTTTTAGCGCATTTTAGCGAGCTATTAGTGACATTTTCTATTTAGCGCTAAAAGTGCATAGCTTTAGCGGGAGTGGTCCAAATCTGCTGTAGCGAAGCTATAGCGTCGAGATAGCGcgctatttaaaaccatgTTCGATACTGAATGTGAGGTTAGGAAAGCATCTCCACGGACAGAGAAATCAATGAGATACACATGCAGTACGAGCAGCATCCTGTAGTGGTAGGAGGGAATGTATATGGCTCAAGATATCCTGCACAAACATGCTTGATAAGTTCAACATTGCACTTCCACTAGGAGTGAAAGCTTCAATTAGATTTATATACATGCTTTGCAATGCATTATAGTTGCACTGCAGAAAGCGCATGGAGTTTGGTAGATTTATTTACACTGTACATGCCCTTCTCACTTGGCCTTGACAGTTTGTTATTAGTATTAATCCAATGCCAGATGTTTGAGCTAGCTGGTTCCAAGTGCATGTCCACCCGACAAACACCAATTACCCAAATAAAACAAGGTACCAAAAGTACCAAAAACCCCATAGAAAAAAATTTAAGGGACATCAGAACAAACTCGTGCACCTAATGGGCCTAACCACATGCAACACCACGCAAAGTTTAGCATCGCAAGCCATCACAGAAGGATTTTTGACACTAATTTACCCATATCAGTTTCAGATGTCCAGTGTAAGTATTCATAAAATGTTGAATTATGGATGACAAAGTTTTAGAAGTTTGATTGCATAAATTCCAAAACACGCAACAGTCAAGACATTTGCTAGTGCCTCGTGTGCTGACAGAGATAATGTGCAGAGGAAGTTCATTAAAACTGCATTCAGCGCTTTAGGTTTCttatcttctatatctaaatagAAGATCTCCAATACCTATTTCTCTTAACATGCAAACATGCCACATCACATGTCACCACATCAAGTCATGCATGTATTATTTACATTTTTGCATCAACCTATAAATTCAAACCGTGCCAACTCATCAATTCAAtcacatatttttttggaaaagtttttctcattttataAATCATTTTGTCACATGCTTCTTAGAGTTTATTGTTTCTAAATGTAAAAGAAGAAACTTTTTTCCGTTTTCCCCATTAAAAATTAATTTTAAGTATCTATTTATGCATTTGTCTTAACACGGTTCTGCTGCAACgcgcggggcatcatctagtaaTAATATAATCATGGTGACAGGTTACAAAAGAAAACTCCTGACATAGGACTAAAGCACTAGTCCATCTGGTGATGATTTCTGGTTGCACATATACGAGTCCATTTGCAAATTCTAACAACGACCATCCAAATGAGTAAACATTTAATAGCAGCAGTAATCATTTATACCAGATTATACTTTTGGGGAATCAGCATAGTGCTGTATACCTCTGGAAGCTCATCAATACTAGTTTTTTTAGCACCTTCAGAAACATACTGGGAACCATGTACGGTAACTGATAAAAACCTGGATGCCTGGTTATCTGCAACATAGAGATGTCATAACAGAGGACAGGTATTCAAGACTAGCCACTAAATTAGGTTAAATGGCCAAATTTCGCTCAAATAAACTAATAATCTGGAACAAAAATTGGAAGTTCTTCATCATGAGAAGAaatctctttttctttggaCGAGACCACATGCAGCATAGGAAATACAAATTTACACATAATGTTGTAGATATGAATGTATTATCTCTTGTTTaagcaagcaaaagaataGTCTTTATATGCACCAGTAAGATATATTTGGAGAGGAAATTGACaatatttttgtattttttgtattttatGCAAAAATCAAAATCCTTATATTCATTTGGGCGAAAAAGGTTTTTGTACCTTAGATTTGATCAGACGAACTCTCAGCACCAACTCCAgaatacacacacaaaagACTACGGGAACAAACCCTAGGTAGCAGTAGGATGCAATTTTTAAGCTGTACAGTCTCATATCAGATTCCAAGAAATCGAGATATCAGGGTTAAGATGAACAACTGTGATGCAGAGGCACAAACTTGTTTGGACTCGGGGCCGCACCATCATTCTCCTACACATGGCCTTTTCAGTCCCCTCTGATCTTGGCTTCGACAGGGGGGACGCGAGACGCGGAGGCTGTCGAATAGACAATCCGGAAGGCAGTCGGGCATGAGGACGTcgtgccggtggcggcgccatcGAGTGTTCTGGGAGGCGAGAGCAGGCTCGAGCCTTCACTTGGTGGTGGCCCGCACGACACTGCATCCATAGGTTaaaaaaccctaaaccctGGCCCAGGAAGTCCGTCAGActtggagaaggagaaggagtcgtgCCCTGTCCGTTTGCGTTGCTTATTCAAGAACACTTGCCTTTCTcccagaaaaagaaacatttcCCAAATTATTAAAGACCCCAAAAtgatttataattttttttaaatctaaggctatataaaataaaaataaattataccACAA carries:
- the LOC100836796 gene encoding uncharacterized protein LOC100836796 yields the protein MVQIIDSDAPMLSTFIYVAPPIKISFGDSSLVKKIKVNSSLYSGMVQFARTRLPSIASNLQALTLSSYGEAFNTPMIPDKFLHLKYLNICLCGRDTFRGYDFFSLVSFLEASPALECFGLCAGEHTKLRRDSILGISSGEMRQVPGFRQDNLKAVCITGFCSAKSLVELTSQILQNTPSLQDLVLDTTHGFHNEFVELGKCHIMCNEALTEANNAVEALRMYVEGKVPSSVRLKVWEPCKRCHAGKSRRT
- the LOC104585001 gene encoding pollen-specific leucine-rich repeat extensin-like protein 3 — its product is MDWILTGPAPPMLGEEDDFEAAVAPPPPPLYCPIHGFGPCPTRDGTAPPLPSPTLPAHSAEDAAAPTPPAVDSAPPPVDDGEVLHAVHPEARRLLRKFAAAMALNHAGPATGG